From a region of the Xyrauchen texanus isolate HMW12.3.18 chromosome 39, RBS_HiC_50CHRs, whole genome shotgun sequence genome:
- the krt98 gene encoding keratin 98 yields MSLPSRALSVHGGAGGRGNRISSFTDLSADQKTTMQSLNNRLDSYLLKVHSLEETNAEMEKKILEWYESRTDVTFDHTNFLAVIEDLRGKIHCMFKNNIKIILDIDNAKLVTNDLKIKYEKELATHRDIEADVGNLRKFIDELSLNRSDLEVQYESLKEELIILTRNHEEEMALALTEAGSQVNVCVDAVPSMDLNQAITETRDNYEAVAEKKQRELESWCQSRITTVQQEMVTQNEELQVSRTELKELTSKFQRLQIELQSLHSMRTLLEGTLEEKQAFYSTLLGGLQLTVNNQEDQLSQVHARIGSNSQEYDTLLDIKTQLENEIAEYRRLLDGEESKTHKIITKTTTVVETIVNDRVVESSETLDVDVQAD; encoded by the exons ATGTCTCTCCCCTCTAGAGCCCTCAGTGTTCATGGAGGAGCTGGTGGCCGAGGAAACCGTATCTCCTCCTTCACTGACCTGTCAGCTGACCAGAAGACCACAATGCAGAGTTTGAATAATCGTCTGGACTCCTACCTTTTGAAGGTGCACTCGCTGGAGGAGACCAATGCTGAGATGGAGAAGAAGATCTTGGAGTGGTATGAGAGTCGCACTGATGTCACGTTCGACCATACTAACTTTCTGGCCGTCATCGAGGATCTGAGGGGAAAG ATTCATTGTATGTTCAAGAACAACATCAAGATCATCCTGGATATAGACAATGCCAAGCTAGTGACCAATGATTTaaaaattaa GTATGAGAAAGAGCTGGCTACACATAGAGACATTGAAGCTGATGTTGGTAACCTGAGGAAATTTATTGATGAGTTAAGTTTGAACCGGTCAGATCTGGAGGTACAGTATGAGAGTCTGAAGGAGGAGCTCATCATATTGACGAGAAACCACGAGGAG GAAATGGCTCTGGCTCTCACTGAGGCTGGAAGTCAGGTGAACGTCTGTGTGGATGCAGTGCCCTCTATGGACCTGAATCAGGCCATAACAGAGACCAGGGATAACTATGAGGCTGTGGCTGAGAAAAAACAAAGAGAACTGGAGTCCTGGTGCCAGAGCAGG ATCACCACAGTTCAACAGGAGATGGTCACACAAAATGAAGAACTTCAGGTCAGCAGAACAGAGTTAAAAGAGTTGACAAGCAAGTTCCAAAGACTACAAATTGAACTGCAGTCTCTTCATAGCATG AGGACATTGCTTGAGGGTACGCTGGAAGAGAAACAGGCATTTTACAGTACCCTGTTGGGTGGGCTTCAGCTCACTGTAAACAACCAGGAGGACCAGCTGAGCCAGGTCCATGCTAGGATTGGCAGCAACAGTCAGGAGTACGACACGCTGCTGGACATCAAGACGCAACTGGAGAATGAAATCGCAGAGTACAGGAGACTGCTGGATGGAGAGGAGAG TAAGACCCACA aaattaTCACCAAAACTACAACAGTCGTGGAAACCATTGTGAATGACAGGGTTGTGGAGAGCAGCGAGACATTGGATGTCGATGTGCAAGCTGACTAA